DNA from Candidatus Neomarinimicrobiota bacterium:
TGTAAGTTAAAATTTATATACATTTGTTTCAATCTCTGGATACTATATTTTGTTATATTCTTTGCAGAAACTATATGGAAAAAAACCAACATACGATATTCGGCATCAATGGATGCACCGCTGTACTTGAATCCAGGAAGTACAAAATAACTGATATTTTGATTCAAACTGGCAGTCCTGCAGAACGGGACGGGAAAGTGACTCGCATCCTCGGTTATCATGGCGGACGGATTAAATTTCTGACAGCTGCCCAATTCAAAACAAATTTTGTTAAATGGCGCACCCAGGGAATTATTGTTCGTTTCACTGGAAAAATTGAATCCACCCTTCCATCGTTTCAAAAGAAAACGGGTAATATTGGTCTACTTGGTTTGGATCGAATTGAAGATCCACAAAATCTTGGACAAATTATCCGCACAGCAGAATGCGCCGGTATTGATGGTATCGTTATTCCCAAACACGATAGCTGCGGTATCACAGATACGGTAATGCAAGTGAGTCAAGGCGCTTTTACCCAAGTGCCGATCTACCAAGTAAGCAACCTCCATCAAACGATTATTAAATTAAAGAATGAAGAATTTTGGGTAGTCGCTATGGAGAATAGCGTTAAAGCCAAAGAATGGCATGAAGTGGATTATAAAGGGAAAATTTTGATAGTTGCCGGTAGCGAAGGGCGGGGAATTAAAAAATTGGTTTTAGAAAGTAGCGACTTTCAAGCTACCATACCCATGCAAGGAAAAACCAATTCTTTAAATGTATCTGCGGCAGTCAGCGCTGTTCTGTTTGAACGGCTTCGGCAATTATCCGCTTA
Protein-coding regions in this window:
- the rlmB gene encoding 23S rRNA (guanosine(2251)-2'-O)-methyltransferase RlmB, whose product is MEKNQHTIFGINGCTAVLESRKYKITDILIQTGSPAERDGKVTRILGYHGGRIKFLTAAQFKTNFVKWRTQGIIVRFTGKIESTLPSFQKKTGNIGLLGLDRIEDPQNLGQIIRTAECAGIDGIVIPKHDSCGITDTVMQVSQGAFTQVPIYQVSNLHQTIIKLKNEEFWVVAMENSVKAKEWHEVDYKGKILIVAGSEGRGIKKLVLESSDFQATIPMQGKTNSLNVSAAVSAVLFERLRQLSA